CAAAAGGTATTCGGGTAAATGCAGTATGCCCAGGGTTTATTGCCACTGAGATGGTCAAAGCTATGCCAGAAAATATTTTGAAAGATATTGAAAGGCGCAGTTGGTTGGGTCGCTTGGGCACTCCAGAAGAAATGGCGAACGTGTATTTATTCTTGGCGAGTGATGAAGCTAGTTATGTGAATGGTGTTGCACTTGAGGCCAGCGGCGGGATCTCACTCTAACAATGCATCTTTTATACGAAGAGGGTGGCGACATCAAGGTCGCCACAGTCCAGTCTGCCTCAGGCGCTGGCGATGCTGAATCTTGGCAGGCAACTAGTCTGTCTGGGAAAAAGATTAAGTTAAAGGCTAAAGAAGTTTGGCTCCGTTTTGAAAAGCCAGAACCTCAAGCCTTAATGGATGAGGCAAGCACTTTATCCAAAGAGATTGATCTGCAGTTTTTATGGGACTGTGCCCCTGATGAAGAATTTGGTTTAGTAGATGTTGCTCAAGAGTACTTCGGCGCACAAGCTAGCGTAGCGCAACAGACTGCATTAGCCATTGCATTGCAGGGCGCGCCAGTATTTTTCCGTCGCAAAGGGCGCGGACGTTTTCAAAGGGCGCCACTAGAGCAACTGCAGGCTGGTTTAGCTGCGCTCGAGCGCAAGCAAAAAGAATTAGAGCAGCAGACTGCATGGCAACAAGAACTGGTAGCTGGAGTCTTTCCAGAAACACTCAAGTCTCAAGCACATCAACTTTTATTTTCTCCGGATAAAAATACCTCTGCCTATAAAGCATTGATTGCAGCGTGTACTGAGTCAGGAGAGTCGCCTGCCCAGCTCATGATCCGTTGTGGTGCGATTGACTCACCCTTGCAATATCACCAGGGGATGTTCTTAAAAGCGCATTTCCCACAGGGCTCCGAGCATGACCCAAGTTTGGCGGTGGATCAAGCTGCGTTAGATGCTGCTATTTCAGAATTGCCTATCGCTGAAGTCACTGCGTTCTCAATAGATGACTCAGGTACTACTGAAATTGATGATGCTTTATCAGCCACTACGCTCGAGGGTGGCGGACATCGTATCGGTATTCATATTGCGGCACCTGGCTTGGTGATCGCTAAGGATGATGCTTTAGATAAAGTTGCACGTACTCGCATGTCTACCGTGTATTTCCCTGGCGACAAAATTACGATGTTGCCCGATACGGTGATTTCGCAGTTTTCATTAGATGAAGGCGCTGCTCGTCCGGCCTTATCAATCTATGTCGATATCGATTCGACCGGAGTGCTAGATAAAGACTCCTTGCAGTTGCGTGCCGAGATGGTTCCGATGGGGGCAAATCTTCGCCTTGAGAATTTAGAGCATCTGGTAACAGAAGAAAGTTTGGCAGATGAATCGGCTGACTATGCTTATCGTCAAGAGCTCAGTGTGTTGTGGGCCGCAGCAAAGTTATTGCATGCAGGGCGCCAGGAGCAGCGTGTAGTGAATGGTTTGCGTCCTGAGCAATTAGGGGTCTTGGATCCCAATGCCTTAGCGAGAGACTTTCATTTTCAAATTAAAGAAGTTGATGGTGTGCGGCGGGTAGACATTACTCCTCGTCAACGCGGCTCCATCCTCGATACCATCGTTGCTGAGTGGATGATTTATTGTAATAGTGCCTCAGGACGCTTGTTAGCAGATCATGGGATACCTGGTTTGTTCCGTACTCAAAAGGGTTGGGGCCCCTTACGCACGCGTATGCAGACAACTCCTGGTCCACATGAAGGATTGGGTTTGGAGTATTACGCCTGGTGCACGTCTCCATTGCGCCGCTATTCAGATTTGGTGAATCAATGGCAGTTAATCGCTATAGCTAAACATGGCATTACCGCTAAGATGGTGGCGCCGTTTCCTCCGCGAGATGCGGCATTAATGGGTATCGCTGCTGATTTTGAAGCTTGCTATTCAGCCTATGGTGAATATCAAGATCGCCTTGAGAAATATTGGTGCTTACGCTGGGCTACTCAAGACGAAGTTCCTAAGCAAGTTTTTGTGAGACATCTTAAGGAAGGCATGTCCCGAGTAGAGCCAGTCCCATTGCATCTTCCAGTTCCAGAGTTGGCGACCCATCCACGTATGACTCGAGCTGAAGTCAGTATTGCTGATATTGATCTTCTGCAGCTCACAGCAGGGGTTCGAGTGCTTCATATAGAAACTCCAGAGGTTCCTGAGAGTGATGCAAGTCCCACCTAAGCTGACTCAGCTAGTAGTGCGCTTAGATGCTGGTTGGCGCCGCTACCCATTTCGCTATGCCCTAGGCCTCTCGATTTTGGCCCACCTTATTTTTCTATCGTTCCGCTGGGGCATGGGAGAAATAGAAAATCGTCGTTTAAATACGCCACTCAGTGTTGTCTTAGTGAATGCTAGTAATCAAGTGGCACCTAAGCAGGCCAATAAATTAGCGCAAGCGGATTTGCATGGAGGCGGTAATACCCCCAATCAAGATGCTAGTGCGCTCCATCGAGCGAGGTTGGGCGCGGATGCGCGTCTCGAGGTTTTAGAAAAACAGCAGAAACAAATGCTAGCCAAGCTCGAAGCAGATCGAGCGTTGTCAGGTGGTCGTAAAAGTGGTGATGAGAAAAAAACTGCATCCCAATTGAACTCTTTGGAGGCTGAGCTAGCCAAGCGTTTACAGGTCAATGGTCGCGAGCCTCGACGTAAGGTCATGACTGGTGCTAGTACAAAGGCGGTCGTATTTGCACAGTATTACGATGCGATGCGTCAAAAGATAGAGGCTTATGGCAGCGCATTTTTCCCGCGGGCCAACGGTCGCCCCTTATATGGCAGTTTGGTGATTGTCCTTAGTGTGGATGCCCAAGGACGCATTGCCAATAATGCTCAGGGTAAGGATGGTTTGAGTATTGGACGAAGCTCTGGCAATCCTGAGTTAGATCGCCAGGCCTTAGCGATTGTTCGTGCTTCTGCCCCCTTCGGAGCTTTCCCTGCAGAAATGCGCAATCAGATTGATATCCTGGATTGGGTTTCTACATTTGACTTCACGCGGGATGGATCTGATCGCTTGGATTTGCGTCCTTAATTCAGAAGACATCATTCAACTTCGCTTATCCTGTAGTCACTATGAGTCAAGCCACTTCAGCTGAGTTGCATACAGACCCCACCCAATTTCCTGGTGTGGATGTTTATGCGGTCGCCGGTAATCCAATCTCACATAGCAAATCACCTGTTATTCATAAACGATTTGCTGAGCAGTCCAATCAGAAAATGCATTACGGGCGTTTACAGCCTGAACTTGGTGAATTCAAACCCGCTGTGCAAACTTTCTTTGCTGCTGGTGGCAAGGGTATGAATATCACCGTGCCATTTAAATTAGATGCCCAGGCTTTTGCAGATGTATTAACACCGCGCGCGCAGCTTGCTGGCGCTGTAAATACTTTACGCATTCAAGATGGAAAAATCTTTGGTGATAACACTGATGGTGCTGGCTTAGTCAGAGACCTATTGGCTCAAGGTATTCAGATTCAAGGCTCCCGAATTTTACTGCTGGGAGCGGGTGGTGCTTCTCGCGGAGTGCTTGGTCCTTTATTAGAGCAATCGCCGGCAGAGTTAATTATTGCCAATCGATCCAATGTCAAGGCCGAGGATTTAGTTCAATTATTTAGTGATTTGGCTCACTCCCTACAGGTTGTATTGACTGCAGTTACTTTAGGCGAGCTGGAAGATGTAAGTAAGACCGCATCTCCTTTTGATCTCATTATTAATGCTACTGCTGCTGGGTTGTCAAATGAATCTCCTATTAGCGATGCCGCAGCAAGCAATGTATTTACTCCTCAGTCTTTTGCCTACGACATGGTCTACGGCAAAGTCACTGCCTTGATGCAGCAAGCATTACATCGCGGTGCAA
This genomic stretch from Polynucleobacter corsicus harbors:
- a CDS encoding ribonuclease catalytic domain-containing protein, with the translated sequence MHLLYEEGGDIKVATVQSASGAGDAESWQATSLSGKKIKLKAKEVWLRFEKPEPQALMDEASTLSKEIDLQFLWDCAPDEEFGLVDVAQEYFGAQASVAQQTALAIALQGAPVFFRRKGRGRFQRAPLEQLQAGLAALERKQKELEQQTAWQQELVAGVFPETLKSQAHQLLFSPDKNTSAYKALIAACTESGESPAQLMIRCGAIDSPLQYHQGMFLKAHFPQGSEHDPSLAVDQAALDAAISELPIAEVTAFSIDDSGTTEIDDALSATTLEGGGHRIGIHIAAPGLVIAKDDALDKVARTRMSTVYFPGDKITMLPDTVISQFSLDEGAARPALSIYVDIDSTGVLDKDSLQLRAEMVPMGANLRLENLEHLVTEESLADESADYAYRQELSVLWAAAKLLHAGRQEQRVVNGLRPEQLGVLDPNALARDFHFQIKEVDGVRRVDITPRQRGSILDTIVAEWMIYCNSASGRLLADHGIPGLFRTQKGWGPLRTRMQTTPGPHEGLGLEYYAWCTSPLRRYSDLVNQWQLIAIAKHGITAKMVAPFPPRDAALMGIAADFEACYSAYGEYQDRLEKYWCLRWATQDEVPKQVFVRHLKEGMSRVEPVPLHLPVPELATHPRMTRAEVSIADIDLLQLTAGVRVLHIETPEVPESDASPT
- a CDS encoding energy transducer TonB family protein — translated: MQVPPKLTQLVVRLDAGWRRYPFRYALGLSILAHLIFLSFRWGMGEIENRRLNTPLSVVLVNASNQVAPKQANKLAQADLHGGGNTPNQDASALHRARLGADARLEVLEKQQKQMLAKLEADRALSGGRKSGDEKKTASQLNSLEAELAKRLQVNGREPRRKVMTGASTKAVVFAQYYDAMRQKIEAYGSAFFPRANGRPLYGSLVIVLSVDAQGRIANNAQGKDGLSIGRSSGNPELDRQALAIVRASAPFGAFPAEMRNQIDILDWVSTFDFTRDGSDRLDLRP
- the aroE gene encoding shikimate dehydrogenase, which gives rise to MSQATSAELHTDPTQFPGVDVYAVAGNPISHSKSPVIHKRFAEQSNQKMHYGRLQPELGEFKPAVQTFFAAGGKGMNITVPFKLDAQAFADVLTPRAQLAGAVNTLRIQDGKIFGDNTDGAGLVRDLLAQGIQIQGSRILLLGAGGASRGVLGPLLEQSPAELIIANRSNVKAEDLVQLFSDLAHSLQVVLTAVTLGELEDVSKTASPFDLIINATAAGLSNESPISDAAASNVFTPQSFAYDMVYGKVTALMQQALHRGARVSDGLGMLVEQAADAFLIWRGAQLADAIDSRAVLAELRNS